The genome window TCATGGCTCACCAGCAAAATCGCCGCCTTCGTCCGTTTTACGATCCGCCTCATCAGTTCCAGAATCTGCCCCTGGACCAATACATCAAGCGCCGTAGTCGGCTCGTCCGCAATGATCAGCTCCGGCTCGCTGGCGAGGGAAATGGCAATGGCTGCCCGCTGGCACATTCCCCCGGAAAGCTCGAACGAATACTTCTTCATCTGTTCCTTCGGCGAGGGCATTCCCACCAGATCCAATAGTTCCTCCGCTCTTTTGGCTGCTTCTTTTTTACTACAGCTTCGGTGCGCCCGAACTGTATCCATTAGCTGTCTCCCAATCGTAACAGAATCATCAAGATAGAGCGAAGGCTCCTGAAAAATCATCGCCAGATGTTTCCCCCGCATCTCCTCCATTTTTTTCTGATATCTTTTTCTTTCCAGGCGCTTCCGCTTTCCCTCACCGCTATCCTTGCCGGCCTTATCCTTCGGCCGATAAACTCCCACAGCAGGCGGTGTCATCTCCTCCCCGCCCAAGAGGATTAGGTCGCAGGCCACCGATGCGTCATCGGGAAGAAGGCCCGCAAGCGCCCGCATCAGCGTCGTTTTCCCACACCCGGATTCCCCTACGATTCCCGTGATCTGCCCCGGCTCTATTTCAAATGAAACGCCACTTACTGCCTCTTCCCTGTATCCCCGGCTCTCAAACGCCACACTTAAATTTTCTACCTGTAAAAGTGCCATCTGTTATCCTTCCCGTATCTTTGCAATTTCCTGCTCAATCCCGATTCCGATCAGATTTAACGCCAGAATCAGCACGCATAGTACCAACATCGGATATAGCATCTGCCCCGGATAGACCTGCATCTGACTGCGTGCCTCCCGGATCAGCGTGCCAAGACTTGCCGCGGGCGCAGAGAGTCCCACTCCCACGAAGCTCAAAAAGGCCTCCGTAAAAATAGCCTCCGGCACCAGGAAGGTGAGATTCACGATAATCGGTCCGGCCGCAGCGGGAATCAAATGCTTTCTTAAAATGTGCAGTCCGCCCGCACCGGAAAGCTTTGCCGACAGGACAAAATCCATTTTGCCAAGCCTTTTTATCTCTGCGCGTACCACCCGAGCCATCTTCGTCCACCCGGCAATACAGATTCCAAATATCATACTTCCCACACTGGCTCCCAGCACCAGCATGATCAAAATCACATATAAAAGCGAAGGAACCGCCTCCACAATATCTGCCACACGCATCAGGAGCAGATCCGTCTTTCCCCCGGCATAGCCGGAGATACCGCCATAAAAAACGCCGATCACGCCGCAAAGAAACGCTCCCGCAAATCCGACCAAAAGGCTGATTCCCATACCAAAACACACCCGCACAAATACATCTCTTCCAAATTTATCGGTCCCGAAGGGGTGCATAAGACTGCTGCCCAAATTCTGGGCATCTGCATTCTGCTCCGTCGGCCCGAAGGGAGAAAGAAGCGGTCCTAAGATGGCAAGCACAAGTAAGAACACCAAAACACCCATGCCCAGCCTGCAATATTTATTTTTCCAAAAATGCTTCTCTCTACGCA of Roseburia hominis contains these proteins:
- a CDS encoding ABC transporter permease, with protein sequence MRREKHFWKNKYCRLGMGVLVFLLVLAILGPLLSPFGPTEQNADAQNLGSSLMHPFGTDKFGRDVFVRVCFGMGISLLVGFAGAFLCGVIGVFYGGISGYAGGKTDLLLMRVADIVEAVPSLLYVILIMLVLGASVGSMIFGICIAGWTKMARVVRAEIKRLGKMDFVLSAKLSGAGGLHILRKHLIPAAAGPIIVNLTFLVPEAIFTEAFLSFVGVGLSAPAASLGTLIREARSQMQVYPGQMLYPMLVLCVLILALNLIGIGIEQEIAKIREG